A genomic segment from Bradyrhizobium sp. CB1015 encodes:
- a CDS encoding helix-turn-helix domain-containing protein yields the protein MITAAQLRAARALLRIDQRELAQRCSLSLPTIQRMEASEGVIRGNVDSLVKLVEALSVAGIELIAEGAVSSAGGRGVRLKSPPPSAGGQ from the coding sequence GTGATCACCGCCGCGCAGCTTCGAGCCGCCCGTGCCTTGCTCAGGATCGACCAGCGCGAACTCGCGCAGCGCTGTTCGCTGTCGCTGCCGACGATCCAGCGCATGGAGGCCTCCGAAGGGGTGATCCGCGGCAATGTCGATTCCCTGGTGAAGCTGGTCGAGGCGCTGTCGGTTGCCGGCATCGAGCTGATCGCCGAGGGGGCGGTGTCGAGCGCCGGGGGGCGCGGTGTTCGGCTGAAGTCTCCACCCCCGAGCGCAGGCGGCCAATAG
- the hyfB gene encoding hydrogenase 4 subunit B: MIAVALWSVAALLALAPAGVVLSTRPRGSIILYGGCLIATSTLCVTALSDLLFFPHLTPSATLPIGLPWLGAHFRLDALSAFFLVVVNLGGAAASLFALGYFRHEDSPGRVLPFYPAYLAGMNVVVLANDAFSFLVAWEFMSLTSWAMVVSHHREAENIRAGYVYLLMASFGTLALLLAFGLLASGAGYDFDAIRASHPSAALSGVVVILMLLGAGSKAGLVPLHAWLPLAHPAAPSHVSGLMSGVMTKVAVYGFVRIVFDLLPEPVWWWSMVVLLVGGPSATLGVLYALMQRDIKRVLAYSTIENIGIIFTGLGLALAFKAEGLDWVAALAFTAAMLHVFNHALFKSLLFFGAGAVLGATGERDMEKLGGLIHRMPRTAFAVLVGCVAISALPPFNGFVSEWLTFQAILLSPQLPSWGLKLVIPAVGGLLALAAAFAAACFVKLYGISFLGRPRSDVAASAHETDRFSLTAMFVLAALCLVAGILPGLFIDALAPVSKAMVGNIMPHQVGLQWLTIVPIAESRSSYNGLLVFLFAALCGTTAATAIHRLASDRLRRAPAWDCGYPDPNPLIQYSASSFSQPIRRVFGSVVFAAREIGEMPPPSSPVPARLQVELHDLIWDVLYAPIAKVIGFATDRINILQFLTIRRYLTLVFVALVVLLLVVAL; this comes from the coding sequence ATGATCGCTGTGGCGCTATGGTCAGTGGCGGCTCTGCTGGCGCTGGCGCCTGCGGGAGTCGTGCTGTCGACGCGCCCGCGCGGCTCGATCATCCTCTACGGCGGATGCCTGATCGCCACATCGACGCTATGTGTCACGGCGCTGTCGGATCTGCTCTTTTTCCCTCATCTGACGCCGAGCGCGACACTGCCGATCGGCCTGCCCTGGCTCGGTGCCCATTTCCGGCTCGATGCGCTGTCGGCCTTCTTCCTCGTCGTCGTCAATCTCGGCGGCGCCGCTGCGAGCCTGTTCGCGCTCGGCTACTTCAGGCACGAGGACTCCCCCGGCCGCGTGCTGCCGTTCTATCCTGCCTATCTCGCGGGGATGAACGTCGTCGTGCTGGCAAACGATGCCTTCAGCTTCCTGGTCGCCTGGGAATTCATGTCGCTGACCTCCTGGGCGATGGTGGTCTCGCATCACCGGGAGGCCGAGAACATCCGCGCTGGCTATGTCTATCTCTTGATGGCAAGTTTCGGCACGCTGGCGCTGCTGCTCGCCTTCGGCCTGCTCGCGAGCGGCGCCGGCTACGATTTCGATGCGATCCGAGCCTCGCATCCTTCCGCTGCGCTGAGCGGCGTGGTGGTGATCCTCATGCTGCTGGGCGCCGGCTCCAAGGCTGGCCTGGTGCCGCTGCACGCTTGGCTGCCGCTCGCCCATCCCGCCGCACCCAGCCACGTCTCCGGCCTCATGAGCGGCGTCATGACCAAGGTCGCCGTCTACGGCTTCGTGCGCATCGTCTTTGATCTTCTGCCCGAACCGGTGTGGTGGTGGAGCATGGTGGTGCTGCTGGTCGGCGGTCCGTCGGCGACCCTGGGCGTGCTCTACGCGCTGATGCAGCGCGATATCAAGCGCGTGCTCGCTTATTCAACGATAGAGAATATCGGCATCATCTTCACCGGCCTCGGGTTGGCGCTGGCTTTCAAGGCGGAAGGACTCGACTGGGTGGCGGCGCTCGCTTTCACCGCGGCGATGCTGCATGTCTTCAACCATGCGCTGTTCAAGAGCCTGTTGTTCTTCGGCGCCGGCGCGGTGCTGGGAGCAACCGGTGAGCGCGACATGGAGAAGCTCGGCGGGCTGATCCATCGCATGCCGAGGACGGCGTTCGCGGTGCTGGTCGGCTGCGTCGCGATCTCGGCATTGCCGCCATTCAACGGCTTCGTTTCGGAATGGCTGACCTTCCAGGCGATCCTGCTCTCACCGCAGCTGCCCTCATGGGGCCTCAAGCTGGTCATTCCGGCGGTCGGCGGTTTGCTGGCGCTCGCCGCCGCCTTTGCCGCGGCCTGCTTCGTCAAGCTCTATGGCATCAGCTTCCTCGGCCGGCCGCGTTCGGATGTCGCGGCGTCAGCACATGAGACCGACCGCTTCTCGCTGACCGCGATGTTCGTGCTTGCCGCCCTTTGCCTCGTTGCCGGCATCCTGCCCGGGTTGTTCATCGATGCGCTGGCGCCGGTGAGCAAGGCTATGGTCGGCAACATCATGCCGCATCAGGTCGGATTGCAGTGGCTCACCATCGTGCCGATCGCCGAAAGCCGCAGCTCCTATAACGGCCTTCTGGTGTTCCTGTTCGCGGCGCTCTGCGGCACGACGGCGGCGACAGCCATTCACCGTCTCGCCTCCGATCGCTTGCGCCGCGCACCGGCCTGGGATTGCGGCTATCCCGATCCGAACCCTTTGATCCAGTACTCGGCTTCGAGCTTCTCGCAGCCGATCCGCCGCGTGTTCGGCAGCGTCGTCTTTGCCGCACGCGAGATCGGCGAGATGCCGCCGCCGTCCTCGCCGGTTCCCGCGCGGCTCCAGGTCGAACTGCACGATCTGATCTGGGATGTGCTGTACGCGCCGATCGCGAAGGTCATCGGCTTTGCGACCGACCGCATCAATATCCTGCAGTTCCTCACCATCCGCCGCTATCTGACGCTCGTCTTCGTGGCGCTGGTGGTACTGTTGCTGGTGGTGGCACTATGA
- a CDS encoding respiratory chain complex I subunit 1 family protein — protein MSALRDILSQGAQMSLVLGLTPLLTGFVRKVKARLLRRRGPPLLQPYRDLIRLMRKDVVLADNASWLFRVIPYLIFAGTWVAASLVPTFGNGLLFSWTADLIAIIALLGSARFFQALAGMDVGTAFGGIGSSREVMIASLAEPAMLITVFSVAMIAGSTQLPNVAEFMGSDAVGLRVSLGMAFVALTIVALAENARIPVDNPATHLELTMVHEAMVLEYSGRHLALIDLSSQLKLLLYVSLIACVFLPWGTATADAGIARLVFGALLYFGKLAVLGFLLAVFETSIAKMRVFRIPEFLGAALMLAMLATLLRFVSGSL, from the coding sequence ATGAGCGCGCTGCGCGATATCCTCTCCCAGGGCGCCCAGATGTCGCTGGTGCTGGGGCTCACGCCGCTGCTGACGGGTTTCGTGCGCAAGGTGAAGGCGCGGCTGCTGCGCCGGCGCGGGCCGCCGCTGCTTCAGCCCTATCGCGACCTCATTCGCCTGATGCGCAAGGACGTCGTGCTCGCGGACAACGCATCCTGGCTGTTCCGTGTCATTCCCTATCTGATCTTCGCGGGCACCTGGGTCGCCGCCTCGCTGGTACCGACTTTCGGCAATGGCCTGTTGTTCTCCTGGACCGCCGATCTCATCGCCATCATTGCGCTGCTCGGCAGCGCCCGTTTCTTCCAGGCGCTTGCCGGCATGGACGTCGGCACCGCCTTCGGCGGCATCGGCTCCAGCCGCGAGGTCATGATCGCCTCCCTCGCCGAGCCCGCGATGCTGATCACGGTGTTCTCGGTTGCGATGATCGCCGGCTCGACGCAGCTCCCCAACGTGGCCGAGTTCATGGGCTCGGACGCGGTCGGTCTGCGTGTGTCCCTGGGCATGGCGTTCGTGGCACTGACCATCGTAGCGCTGGCGGAGAATGCCCGTATTCCCGTTGATAACCCCGCCACCCATCTCGAGCTCACCATGGTGCACGAGGCCATGGTGCTGGAATATTCGGGGCGGCATCTCGCGCTGATCGATCTGTCGTCGCAGCTCAAGCTCCTGCTCTATGTCTCGCTGATCGCCTGCGTGTTCCTGCCATGGGGCACGGCGACTGCCGACGCGGGCATTGCGAGGCTCGTCTTTGGCGCGCTGCTCTATTTCGGCAAGCTGGCGGTGCTTGGCTTTTTGCTCGCCGTGTTCGAGACGTCGATCGCCAAGATGCGCGTGTTCCGGATTCCGGAGTTCTTGGGCGCGGCGCTGATGCTGGCAATGCTTGCCACCCTGTTGCGCTTTGTGTCGGGGAGCCTCTAA
- a CDS encoding hydrogenase-4 component E — MSSLQFDIAHLLAGSLVLASFMMLYQDRLYALLNVYALHAGVLALSVAWQAYVQQAPHLYVTALIALLFKAIIIPVALHRIIKRLGIHREIENAIGIGLTMMAGIGLVALSMVVMLRVTPSADALAREDLAFALSVVLLGLLIMVTRRNAVSQVVGFMSLENGLVLAATGAKGMPLVVEISVAFSVLIAFIVIGIFLFRIRERFDSVDVQELDRFRGERR; from the coding sequence ATGAGCAGCCTGCAATTCGACATCGCCCATCTGCTCGCCGGCTCCCTCGTGCTGGCGAGCTTCATGATGCTCTATCAGGACCGCCTTTATGCGCTGCTCAATGTCTATGCACTGCATGCCGGCGTGCTGGCGCTATCGGTAGCCTGGCAGGCCTATGTGCAGCAAGCGCCGCATCTCTATGTCACGGCGCTGATCGCGCTGCTGTTCAAGGCCATCATCATCCCGGTGGCGCTGCACCGGATCATCAAGCGGCTCGGTATCCACCGCGAGATCGAGAATGCGATCGGCATCGGGTTGACCATGATGGCCGGTATCGGCCTCGTCGCGCTGTCGATGGTGGTGATGCTGCGGGTGACGCCGAGCGCTGACGCGCTCGCGCGCGAGGACCTTGCCTTCGCGCTGTCGGTTGTGCTGCTGGGGCTCCTGATCATGGTGACGCGACGCAACGCCGTGAGCCAGGTCGTCGGATTCATGTCGCTGGAGAACGGGCTGGTGCTGGCGGCAACCGGCGCGAAGGGCATGCCGCTGGTGGTCGAGATCAGTGTCGCCTTCTCGGTGCTGATCGCCTTCATCGTGATCGGCATCTTCCTGTTCCGCATCCGCGAGCGTTTCGACAGCGTGGACGTGCAGGAGCTTGATCGCTTTCGCGGAGAGCGGCGATGA
- a CDS encoding hydrogenase 4 subunit F, whose translation MSIDALSAILLIPALSAALLAILPGYRLTAKLNVVAALATFLTSLSLFVVEPVSGQYLLMDDLNKVFVVLTTFVSFTTSVFSASYIQHEIEIGRLAPAFLRFYHAMYQTLMFAMNLALLANNIGLMWVAVEVATLTTVLMVGIYRTHEALEAAWKYFILGSVGIALALFGTILVYMAARPVVGEGLDGMVWTVLVKHAAQFDPALLNVAFAFLLLGYGTKVGLAPLHAWLPDAHAEGPTPISAVLSGLLLNVALYALLRFKMMLAVNSAAIAPGPLMVTMGLISVIFASLMLYRRRDIKRMFAYSSIEHMGIIVFAFGMGGPLANFAGLLHMTMHSLTKSAIFFAVGHIAQVKGTQKIADIGGLTVTNPALGWGLMLGVIAIVGLPPLGIFMSEFLVVSSTFARAPWLTVILVLGIIIALGGLFLRIGPVMFGEPKGKTAPAEASYVPMFTHLGLVLMAGIYLPPVLVTGFQNVAKLLG comes from the coding sequence ATGAGCATCGACGCCCTCAGCGCCATCCTCTTGATTCCGGCCCTCTCGGCGGCGCTGCTGGCAATTTTGCCCGGCTACCGACTGACGGCCAAGCTGAATGTAGTGGCAGCGCTCGCGACCTTCCTCACCTCACTCTCGCTGTTCGTGGTCGAACCGGTATCGGGGCAGTATCTGCTGATGGACGACCTCAACAAGGTCTTCGTCGTGTTGACCACCTTCGTCAGCTTCACCACATCGGTGTTCAGCGCGAGCTACATCCAGCACGAGATCGAGATCGGGCGCCTGGCGCCGGCGTTCCTGCGCTTCTATCACGCGATGTATCAGACGCTGATGTTCGCGATGAACCTCGCGCTCCTCGCCAACAATATCGGACTGATGTGGGTCGCGGTCGAGGTGGCGACGCTGACGACGGTCCTGATGGTCGGCATCTACCGCACCCATGAGGCGCTGGAGGCAGCTTGGAAATACTTCATCCTCGGTAGCGTCGGTATTGCGCTCGCGCTGTTCGGCACCATCCTGGTCTATATGGCGGCGCGCCCCGTGGTGGGCGAGGGGCTGGACGGCATGGTATGGACGGTGCTGGTGAAGCACGCCGCACAGTTCGACCCGGCGTTGCTCAACGTCGCCTTCGCCTTCCTCCTGCTCGGCTATGGCACCAAGGTCGGCCTCGCACCGCTGCATGCTTGGCTGCCGGATGCGCATGCAGAGGGCCCGACGCCGATCTCGGCGGTGCTGTCCGGCCTGTTGCTCAATGTCGCGCTCTATGCGCTCCTGCGCTTCAAGATGATGCTCGCGGTCAACTCTGCGGCGATCGCGCCGGGTCCGTTGATGGTGACCATGGGCCTGATCTCGGTGATCTTCGCTTCGCTGATGCTGTACCGGCGCCGCGACATCAAGCGGATGTTCGCCTATTCCTCGATCGAGCATATGGGCATCATCGTCTTCGCCTTCGGAATGGGCGGGCCGCTCGCGAATTTCGCAGGACTGTTGCACATGACCATGCATTCGCTGACCAAGTCGGCGATCTTCTTTGCGGTCGGCCACATCGCACAGGTCAAGGGCACACAGAAGATCGCCGATATCGGCGGGCTCACGGTGACCAACCCCGCGCTCGGCTGGGGCCTGATGCTCGGCGTCATCGCCATCGTCGGGCTGCCGCCGCTCGGCATCTTCATGAGCGAGTTCCTGGTGGTGAGCTCGACTTTCGCCCGCGCGCCCTGGCTGACGGTGATCCTGGTGCTCGGCATCATCATCGCGCTCGGCGGGCTTTTCTTGCGGATCGGACCGGTGATGTTTGGCGAGCCCAAAGGCAAGACCGCGCCCGCGGAAGCGTCCTACGTGCCGATGTTCACGCATCTCGGCTTGGTTCTGATGGCCGGCATCTATCTGCCGCCGGTGCTGGTCACCGGCTTCCAGAACGTCGCGAAGCTCCTGGGGTAG
- a CDS encoding NADH-quinone oxidoreductase subunit C, with product MGILDSIPHVSAVPSHRPWPRAVVTEAGWQAAIDRLVEGGLTLLGFWGEPTAVHMAMLDGGSAEIAVVTYACTAGTFPSVAGRHPPALRLERTIHDLFGLAPTGADDLRPWLDHDVWGKSFPLSGRNASRHVRPYQFLPSEGEALHQVAVGPVHAGIIEPGHFRFTANGEHVVRLEQRLGYTHKGIESLMLGASLEAAAKLANRTSGDSAVAYAFAFARAAEAALDIEVPRRATYLRALMAELERLANHFGDIGAICNDASFALMHAQTGILRERTLRAADAAFGHRLMMDVVVPGGLARDMAPDGIPALRMLLAEIKKVFPRLIELYDNTASLQDRTVTTGIVKADYARQFGAGGYVGRASGRNFDARRTLAYAPYEQLSFEVPVLEAGDVNARVWIRIREVEQSVELIAQILDLIEPGEISSAPPAGRGACEGLALTEAFRGDVLVWLRLDGELRVERCHLRDASWFQWPLLEAAIEGNIIADFPLCNKSFNCSYSGADL from the coding sequence ATGGGCATCCTCGACAGCATCCCCCATGTCAGTGCGGTGCCATCGCACCGACCGTGGCCGCGCGCGGTCGTGACGGAGGCGGGCTGGCAGGCGGCGATCGATCGACTGGTCGAGGGAGGCCTCACACTGCTTGGCTTCTGGGGCGAGCCGACCGCGGTGCATATGGCGATGCTCGATGGAGGCTCGGCCGAGATCGCGGTCGTGACCTACGCGTGTACGGCCGGCACATTTCCAAGCGTTGCCGGCCGTCATCCGCCGGCGCTTCGGCTCGAGCGGACCATTCATGATCTGTTCGGGCTTGCTCCGACCGGCGCTGACGATCTGCGGCCATGGCTCGATCACGACGTCTGGGGCAAATCCTTTCCGCTCTCGGGCCGCAACGCATCGCGCCACGTGCGGCCATACCAGTTCCTGCCGTCCGAGGGCGAGGCGCTGCATCAGGTCGCGGTCGGCCCGGTCCATGCCGGGATCATCGAGCCCGGCCACTTCCGCTTCACCGCCAATGGTGAGCATGTGGTGCGGCTGGAGCAGCGGCTCGGCTACACCCACAAGGGCATCGAGTCGCTGATGCTGGGCGCGAGCCTCGAGGCCGCGGCAAAGCTCGCCAACCGGACCTCCGGCGATAGCGCGGTGGCCTACGCTTTCGCCTTTGCCCGCGCGGCGGAAGCCGCGCTCGACATCGAGGTGCCGCGGCGCGCGACGTACTTGCGGGCGTTGATGGCGGAATTGGAGCGGCTCGCCAATCATTTCGGCGACATCGGCGCGATCTGCAACGATGCGTCGTTCGCGCTGATGCACGCCCAGACCGGCATTTTGCGCGAGCGGACCCTGCGCGCTGCGGATGCTGCGTTCGGCCATCGCCTGATGATGGACGTCGTCGTGCCCGGTGGCCTGGCGCGCGACATGGCGCCGGACGGTATCCCGGCGCTGCGAATGCTGCTTGCTGAAATCAAGAAGGTATTCCCGCGCCTGATCGAGCTTTACGACAACACCGCATCCTTGCAGGACCGCACCGTCACCACGGGCATCGTGAAGGCGGACTATGCCCGTCAGTTCGGCGCCGGCGGCTATGTCGGCCGCGCCTCGGGCCGCAATTTCGATGCACGACGCACGCTTGCTTATGCGCCCTACGAACAATTGTCGTTCGAGGTGCCGGTGCTGGAAGCCGGCGATGTCAACGCACGGGTCTGGATCCGCATCCGCGAGGTCGAGCAGAGCGTCGAGCTGATCGCGCAGATCCTCGACCTGATCGAGCCGGGCGAGATCAGCAGCGCGCCGCCGGCGGGGCGCGGCGCATGCGAAGGCCTGGCGCTCACCGAGGCCTTCCGCGGCGACGTTCTGGTGTGGCTGCGGCTCGATGGTGAGCTGCGCGTCGAACGCTGCCACCTGCGCGACGCCTCATGGTTCCAGTGGCCGCTGCTGGAAGCTGCGATCGAGGGCAACATCATTGCCGACTTTCCGCTCTGCAATAAGTCGTTCAACTGTTCCTATTCGGGTGCGGACCTCTAA
- a CDS encoding NADH-quinone oxidoreductase subunit B family protein produces the protein MRKTLLESLTHGSLTEPAPGPDESALAELATKVDRAAQARLGRSLAIREVDAGSCNGCELEVHALSNAFYDIERFGLRFVASPRHADVLLVTGPVTKNMRQALERTYNATPDPKWVVAVGGCAIDGGLFRGSYACVGGVSETIPVDLHITGCPPSPTDLLKGLLALLEHVSGKR, from the coding sequence ATGCGCAAGACCTTGCTCGAAAGCCTCACCCATGGCTCGCTGACGGAGCCCGCGCCGGGGCCGGACGAGTCGGCGCTGGCGGAGCTTGCGACGAAAGTCGACCGCGCGGCCCAGGCCAGGCTTGGGCGTTCTCTTGCCATTCGCGAGGTCGATGCCGGCTCCTGCAACGGCTGCGAGCTGGAGGTCCACGCGCTGTCCAACGCCTTCTACGACATCGAACGTTTCGGCCTGCGTTTCGTCGCCTCGCCGCGGCACGCCGACGTGCTGCTGGTCACGGGTCCGGTGACGAAGAACATGCGACAGGCGCTGGAGCGGACCTACAATGCGACGCCAGATCCGAAATGGGTCGTCGCGGTCGGCGGCTGCGCGATCGATGGCGGTCTTTTCAGAGGCAGCTACGCCTGCGTTGGCGGCGTCTCCGAGACCATTCCGGTTGATTTGCACATCACGGGCTGCCCGCCGTCGCCGACGGACTTGTTGAAGGGCCTGCTCGCGCTGCTGGAACACGTCAGCGGCAAACGGTAA
- a CDS encoding glycerate kinase, with protein MTDRRPLLRALYDAAVAAAHPNVVLAPHLRPAPRGRVICLAAGKGAGAMAAAAERHYLDALGSAPERLVGIATTRHGYGVPTRRIRVVEAGHPVPDEAGLKGAADTLALAGEAGPDDLLLVLLTGGGSANWIAPVDGISFAQKQAVNKALLRSGAPIGEINVVRKHLSRIKGGRLARAGRNAAEIVTLAISDVPHDDPSAIASGPTVPDPTTLADARAIVAKYKLDIDDAVRRALDDPNNESCKPGDAAFARAHFELIARPKQSLDAALKLARESGYETIDLGADLEGEAREVAADHARLALEARSRGKRVAILSGGELTVTVRGNGRGGPNQEYALALASLLKDTVGISALAGDTDGADGGAGHPTDPAGALIDAATFAKMKALGLEPQAYLDNNDATTFFEAAGDLLQPGPTLTNVNDIRVILVD; from the coding sequence ATGACCGATCGACGTCCCCTGCTCCGCGCGCTCTACGACGCCGCCGTTGCCGCCGCCCATCCCAACGTGGTGCTGGCCCCTCACCTGCGGCCTGCGCCCCGGGGGCGCGTGATCTGCCTCGCCGCCGGCAAGGGCGCCGGCGCGATGGCGGCGGCCGCGGAGCGGCATTATCTCGACGCGCTGGGATCGGCGCCGGAGCGCCTCGTCGGCATCGCCACCACGCGCCACGGCTACGGCGTGCCGACGCGCCGCATTCGCGTGGTCGAGGCCGGTCATCCCGTGCCTGACGAAGCCGGCCTGAAGGGCGCGGCCGACACGCTCGCACTCGCGGGCGAGGCCGGGCCGGACGATCTGCTGCTGGTGCTGCTGACCGGCGGCGGCTCGGCCAACTGGATCGCACCGGTGGACGGCATCAGCTTCGCGCAGAAGCAGGCGGTCAACAAGGCACTGCTGCGCTCGGGCGCACCGATCGGCGAGATCAACGTCGTGCGCAAGCACCTGTCGCGGATCAAGGGCGGCCGTCTCGCCCGCGCCGGCAGGAATGCCGCCGAGATCGTGACGCTCGCGATCTCCGACGTGCCGCATGACGATCCTTCCGCGATCGCCTCCGGCCCCACCGTGCCCGATCCGACCACGCTGGCCGATGCGCGCGCGATCGTGGCGAAATACAAGCTCGACATCGACGATGCGGTGCGCCGCGCGCTCGACGATCCCAACAACGAGAGCTGCAAGCCGGGTGACGCCGCCTTTGCGCGTGCGCATTTCGAGCTGATCGCGCGGCCCAAGCAGTCGCTGGACGCCGCGCTGAAGCTCGCACGCGAGTCCGGTTACGAGACCATCGATCTCGGCGCCGATCTCGAAGGCGAGGCGCGCGAAGTCGCCGCCGATCACGCCAGGCTGGCGCTCGAGGCACGCAGCCGAGGCAAGCGCGTCGCGATCCTCTCCGGCGGCGAGCTCACGGTCACCGTGCGCGGCAACGGGCGCGGCGGACCGAACCAGGAATACGCACTGGCGCTGGCCTCGCTCTTGAAGGACACGGTCGGCATTTCGGCGCTGGCCGGCGACACCGACGGCGCCGATGGCGGCGCCGGCCACCCGACCGACCCGGCCGGCGCGCTGATCGATGCCGCAACGTTCGCGAAGATGAAGGCGCTGGGGCTCGAGCCGCAGGCCTATCTCGACAACAACGACGCCACGACATTCTTCGAGGCGGCAGGGGATCTGCTGCAGCCCGGCCCGACACTGACGAATGTGAACGACATCCGGGTGATTTTGGTGGATTAG
- a CDS encoding ABC transporter substrate-binding protein, with protein sequence MPAVTGKLAAASLALALIAASASTASAQKKYDAGATDTEIKIGNIMPYSGPASAYGIIGRTEAAYFKKINEEGGINGRKINFVSYDDAYSPPKTVEQARKLVESDEVLLVFNSLGTPPNTAIQKYMNSKKVPQLFVATGATKWNDPQNFPWTMGWQPNYQSETQIYAKYILKAMPNAKIGVLYQNDDYGKDYLKGLKDGLGAKAASMIVLEESYETSEPTIDNHIVKLKATGADVFINITTPKFAAQAIKKISEIGWKPTHFLNNVSASVGSVIKPAGFENSQDIISAAYLKDVSDPQWKDDAGMKAFLEFMTKYFPEGDKLDGGTIVGYGVAQTLVEVLKKCGDNLTRENVMKQAASLKDFRTEVLLPGIKINTGPNDFAPISSLQLMKFKGEKWDLFGDVISADAGG encoded by the coding sequence ATGCCTGCTGTCACCGGCAAGCTTGCGGCCGCATCATTGGCGCTCGCGCTCATCGCGGCTTCGGCCTCAACCGCATCGGCCCAGAAGAAATACGATGCCGGCGCGACCGACACCGAGATCAAGATCGGCAACATCATGCCCTACAGCGGACCGGCCTCCGCCTATGGCATCATCGGGCGCACCGAAGCCGCCTATTTCAAGAAGATCAACGAGGAGGGCGGCATCAACGGCCGCAAGATCAATTTCGTCTCCTACGACGACGCCTACTCACCGCCGAAGACGGTGGAGCAGGCGCGCAAGCTGGTCGAGAGCGACGAGGTTCTGCTCGTCTTCAACTCGCTCGGCACGCCGCCGAACACGGCGATCCAGAAATACATGAACTCGAAAAAGGTGCCGCAACTGTTCGTCGCCACCGGCGCCACCAAGTGGAACGATCCGCAGAACTTCCCGTGGACGATGGGCTGGCAGCCCAACTACCAGAGCGAGACGCAGATCTACGCCAAGTACATCCTCAAGGCCATGCCGAACGCCAAGATCGGCGTCCTCTACCAGAACGACGATTACGGCAAGGACTATTTGAAGGGCCTGAAGGACGGCCTAGGGGCCAAGGCCGCGAGCATGATCGTGCTGGAGGAAAGCTACGAGACATCGGAGCCGACCATCGACAATCACATCGTCAAGCTGAAAGCCACCGGCGCTGACGTCTTCATCAACATCACCACGCCGAAATTCGCGGCACAGGCGATCAAGAAGATCTCCGAGATCGGCTGGAAGCCGACTCACTTCCTCAACAACGTCTCGGCCTCGGTCGGCAGCGTGATCAAGCCCGCCGGCTTCGAGAATTCGCAGGACATCATCTCGGCCGCCTATCTGAAGGACGTCTCCGATCCGCAGTGGAAGGACGACGCCGGCATGAAGGCGTTCCTGGAGTTCATGACGAAGTACTTCCCCGAAGGCGACAAGCTCGACGGCGGCACCATCGTCGGCTACGGCGTGGCACAGACGCTGGTCGAAGTGCTGAAGAAATGCGGCGACAATCTCACGCGCGAGAACGTCATGAAGCAGGCGGCGAGCCTGAAGGACTTCCGCACCGAGGTGCTGCTGCCCGGCATCAAGATCAATACCGGGCCGAACGACTTCGCTCCGATCAGCTCGCTCCAGCTCATGAAGTTCAAGGGCGAGAAGTGGGATCTGTTCGGTGACGTGATCAGCGCCGACGCCGGCGGCTAA